One stretch of Pigmentiphaga aceris DNA includes these proteins:
- a CDS encoding ABC transporter permease produces the protein MRAPRPLMATLAVALVVLVAMPLGFVLLQAVFPGLASGSLAKPFSHLSATLGDPALLKLIGNTLKLGLAVVLLSALIGIPLGALRGLYRVPFAACWDVLLLVPFMVPPYIAALGWIMFLQPRGYLQQIVGVNLGEFLFSVYGVAFVMTLNVFPVVYFAVSRSLAASGSRLADAARVAGASPWQCFTRVTLPLAMPGIAASLLLVFTMAIEEYGTPAALAANAGFYVLVTGIERRFSDWPIDLPGASTLSMILVTMAMTAYFIQRRLLAGRGYETQTGKPAQGQARSLGPWRVPVVIAFAAIGVIAAGVPLFAILATAFSRTLSGGLAWDNLSLIHFEAIAQSGGSAGRALGTSLSLGAAAALITGALGFGVAYCVVKSRSRGRVVLDVLSVLPNTLPGVVVAVGMILAWNQSFWPVSPYDSWAILLMAYCCLMLPYPVRYANAAFTQLADSLEAAARVHGAGGFMVMTRILLPLILPSMLAAMLMVFAVASRELVASLLLAPSGVQTVSLFIWRQFEQGSVGQGMAMSAVTIFMTTGITLLVTLRLNRL, from the coding sequence GTGCGTGCTCCGCGTCCATTGATGGCTACGCTTGCCGTCGCCCTCGTCGTCCTGGTCGCGATGCCGCTCGGCTTCGTGCTCCTGCAAGCTGTGTTTCCCGGCCTGGCCAGTGGTTCGCTGGCCAAGCCGTTCTCGCATTTATCGGCAACGCTGGGTGATCCGGCGTTGCTGAAACTGATCGGCAATACCTTGAAGCTGGGCCTGGCCGTGGTGCTGCTGTCGGCCCTGATCGGCATTCCGCTGGGGGCCTTGCGCGGGCTGTATCGCGTGCCTTTCGCCGCATGCTGGGATGTGCTGCTGCTGGTGCCCTTCATGGTGCCGCCTTACATCGCCGCGCTGGGCTGGATCATGTTCCTGCAGCCGCGTGGTTATCTGCAGCAGATCGTGGGTGTGAACCTGGGCGAGTTCCTGTTCTCGGTCTACGGCGTTGCATTCGTGATGACCTTGAACGTCTTCCCGGTGGTGTACTTCGCCGTGTCGCGCAGCCTGGCTGCCTCGGGCTCGCGCCTGGCAGACGCGGCGCGGGTGGCGGGCGCCTCGCCCTGGCAGTGCTTCACACGCGTGACCTTGCCGCTGGCCATGCCCGGCATCGCCGCCAGCCTGCTGCTGGTGTTCACCATGGCAATCGAGGAATACGGCACGCCCGCTGCGCTGGCAGCCAACGCCGGCTTCTATGTCCTGGTGACGGGCATTGAACGTCGTTTCTCGGATTGGCCCATCGATTTGCCCGGTGCATCGACCCTGTCGATGATCTTGGTGACGATGGCCATGACGGCCTATTTCATCCAGCGCCGCTTGTTGGCGGGCCGGGGATATGAAACGCAGACCGGAAAGCCCGCGCAAGGACAAGCCCGGTCTTTGGGACCTTGGCGTGTTCCTGTGGTGATTGCATTTGCGGCAATAGGGGTGATCGCCGCTGGCGTTCCGTTGTTCGCCATTCTTGCTACCGCGTTCAGCCGAACCCTGTCGGGCGGGCTTGCCTGGGACAATCTGTCGCTGATCCACTTCGAGGCCATCGCGCAGTCAGGCGGATCGGCTGGCCGTGCGCTTGGCACCAGTCTTTCGCTGGGGGCGGCTGCCGCCTTGATTACTGGTGCGCTTGGGTTTGGGGTGGCGTATTGCGTGGTGAAGTCGCGCTCGCGTGGCCGCGTGGTGCTGGACGTGTTGTCGGTCTTGCCCAATACCCTGCCTGGCGTGGTGGTCGCCGTTGGCATGATCCTGGCCTGGAATCAATCCTTCTGGCCGGTATCGCCCTATGACTCATGGGCAATTCTGCTGATGGCCTATTGCTGCCTGATGCTGCCGTACCCGGTGCGTTACGCCAATGCTGCGTTCACCCAGCTGGCCGACAGCCTGGAAGCCGCCGCCCGGGTGCATGGCGCGGGTGGGTTCATGGTGATGACACGCATTCTGCTGCCGCTGATTCTGCCCAGCATGCTGGCCGCCATGTTGATGGTGTTTGCGGTGGCGTCACGAGAACTGGTCGCCTCGCTGCTGTTGGCACCCAGCGGTGTGCAGACCGTGTCCTTGTTCATCTGGCGTCAGTTCGAGCAAGGCTCGGTCGGGCAGGGGATGGCCATGAGCGCTGTCACGATCTTCATGACGACGGGCATCACCTTGTTGGTGACCCTGCGGTTGAATCGGCTGTGA
- a CDS encoding ABC transporter ATP-binding protein, translated as MTPDTPRGAPIAVTGLTHRFGAATILDDINLNLAPGHVLALLGPSGCGKSTLLKLLAGLLEPTAGNISLGGQTVAAKGVFVPPERRGLGMVFQDYALWPHMSVGQNVAFPLAMRGVAASDRKRRVLRALDRVGLAAFADRSPGDLSGGQQQRVALARAIVAEPGILLFDEPMSNLDRELRETLCTEISELLRAMGSTAVYVTHDHEEALTIADTVAVMGQGRIRQHDEPDVLIADPRSVYVAEFLRLGALVPGHYADGVWSLPGGTQLLHPAPVASERAGTGRLFVPHNALRPVAPELAPLVGHVHAQRYQGGVYATTVRLGDGIEGFDLGWSADRRLPLGERVGLVPDWHRLRWLDASAVHA; from the coding sequence TTGACTCCCGACACTCCACGCGGTGCACCCATCGCGGTGACCGGTCTGACGCATCGCTTCGGTGCGGCCACCATTCTCGACGACATCAATCTGAATCTGGCTCCCGGCCACGTGCTGGCATTGCTGGGTCCGTCGGGATGCGGCAAGAGCACCTTGCTGAAACTGCTGGCGGGCCTGCTTGAACCCACGGCCGGCAACATCTCGCTGGGTGGGCAGACCGTGGCTGCCAAGGGCGTGTTCGTGCCGCCCGAGCGGCGGGGCCTGGGCATGGTGTTTCAGGACTACGCCTTGTGGCCGCACATGAGCGTGGGTCAGAACGTGGCGTTTCCGCTGGCGATGCGTGGCGTGGCGGCGAGCGATCGCAAGCGCAGGGTGTTGCGTGCGCTGGATCGTGTCGGGCTGGCTGCGTTTGCAGACCGGTCGCCTGGCGATTTATCGGGTGGCCAGCAGCAGCGTGTTGCCTTGGCGCGCGCCATTGTGGCCGAGCCGGGCATCTTGTTGTTCGACGAGCCGATGTCCAACCTGGATCGTGAACTGCGCGAAACCTTGTGCACGGAGATCAGCGAGCTGCTGCGTGCCATGGGAAGCACGGCGGTCTACGTCACGCACGATCACGAAGAGGCGCTGACCATTGCCGACACCGTGGCGGTAATGGGGCAGGGGCGCATTCGCCAGCACGACGAACCCGACGTGCTGATCGCTGACCCGCGCTCTGTCTATGTGGCGGAATTTCTCCGCCTGGGTGCGCTGGTGCCTGGCCATTACGCCGATGGCGTGTGGTCCTTGCCCGGTGGCACGCAGTTGTTGCACCCCGCACCCGTGGCCAGTGAGCGGGCAGGGACCGGACGCCTGTTCGTCCCGCACAACGCCTTGCGGCCGGTGGCACCAGAGCTGGCACCGCTGGTCGGTCATGTGCATGCGCAGCGCTACCAGGGCGGGGTCTATGCCACCACCGTGCGTCTGGGGGACGGCATCGAGGGCTTCGACCTTGGCTGGTCGGCGGACCGACGCTTGCCGCTTGGCGAGCGTGTGGGTCTGGTGCCTGACTGGCATCGCCTGCGCTGGCTGGACGCCTCGGCGGTACATGCCTGA
- a CDS encoding diacylglycerol/lipid kinase family protein, whose amino-acid sequence MSTPNPPVCRPVTELTGNEALFIVLNAGSGRNSANEKRDTITRLLTQAGRRFEIDVVEDPRNLPEAARRATDRAVRERGVVVAAGGDGTLNAVTQAVIGRGVAFAILPQGTFNYFGRTFGIPSDIERAVRAMLDARIEPVQIGMVNDHAFLVNASMGLYPTLLEDREAYKKRYGRSRMVALWSGLVTLMRRPPQWKLDLDLHGKRQTLRTPTLVVGNNALQLEQIGIDNVDKLERGQLVAMSVRPVSTLTLYWLLLRGAFSSLGKAEDVISFGFERLEVKPQGRRRHIKVAMDGEIVRMSTPLVFKVSETPLPLLVPRNVDPADRA is encoded by the coding sequence ATGAGCACTCCTAACCCGCCCGTTTGCCGTCCCGTTACCGAATTGACCGGTAATGAGGCGCTTTTCATCGTGCTGAACGCTGGTTCGGGTCGCAATAGCGCCAATGAGAAGCGTGACACCATCACGCGGCTGCTGACCCAAGCCGGTCGACGTTTCGAAATCGACGTGGTCGAAGACCCGCGCAACTTGCCTGAAGCCGCACGCCGGGCCACCGATCGTGCAGTGCGCGAACGTGGCGTCGTGGTGGCGGCAGGGGGCGACGGCACCTTGAATGCAGTCACCCAGGCAGTGATCGGACGCGGTGTGGCATTCGCCATCTTGCCGCAAGGCACCTTCAACTATTTCGGCCGCACCTTCGGCATTCCCAGCGACATCGAGCGCGCGGTTCGGGCCATGCTCGACGCTCGCATCGAGCCGGTGCAGATCGGCATGGTCAACGACCACGCCTTCCTGGTGAATGCCAGCATGGGGCTGTACCCCACGCTGCTTGAAGACCGGGAAGCCTACAAAAAGCGCTATGGCCGCAGTCGCATGGTGGCCCTGTGGTCTGGCCTGGTGACGCTGATGCGTCGTCCGCCGCAATGGAAGCTGGATCTCGATCTGCATGGCAAGCGCCAGACATTGCGCACCCCGACACTGGTGGTAGGCAACAACGCCTTGCAGCTGGAACAGATCGGCATCGACAACGTCGACAAGCTGGAACGTGGTCAGCTTGTCGCCATGAGCGTTCGCCCCGTCAGCACACTGACCTTGTACTGGCTGCTGCTGCGCGGCGCGTTCAGCAGTCTGGGCAAGGCCGAAGACGTGATCAGTTTCGGATTCGAGCGCCTGGAGGTCAAGCCGCAGGGCCGCCGTCGCCATATCAAGGTGGCGATGGACGGCGAAATCGTGCGCATGTCCACGCCGCTGGTCTTCAAGGTGTCTGAAACCCCTTTGCCGCTGCTGGTGCCACGCAACGTCGATCCGGCGGACCGTGCCTGA
- the pdeM gene encoding ligase-associated DNA damage response endonuclease PdeM, whose translation MHDLSKPHPPSPPAAALPHLATAPAALASLPFQCAGEALQLASDRAIWWPARQTLLVADTHFGKAATFRALGQPVPAGTTQSNLARLDALLAHWDARRLVILGDFLHGPYAHSPDLLDALHTWRARHAQRRCVLVRGNHDDRAGDPPASLDIDIVDEPLIDGPFALCHIPQRRPGHYVLAGHVHPAFVLRGRGRDRLRLPCFNFDPEVGTLPAFGEFTGHHEVTSTPGRRIVVVAPSAVFEVPGQTGW comes from the coding sequence ATGCACGACCTGTCGAAACCTCACCCACCTTCACCGCCAGCCGCCGCCCTGCCCCATCTCGCCACCGCCCCCGCCGCCCTTGCCTCGCTGCCCTTCCAGTGCGCAGGCGAAGCCTTGCAGCTTGCTTCCGACCGCGCCATCTGGTGGCCGGCCCGACAGACCTTGTTGGTAGCCGATACCCACTTCGGCAAGGCCGCCACTTTCCGTGCCTTGGGACAACCTGTGCCCGCGGGCACGACCCAAAGCAACCTGGCCCGACTCGATGCCTTGCTGGCGCATTGGGATGCCCGACGTCTGGTGATATTGGGCGACTTCCTGCACGGCCCTTACGCCCATTCGCCGGACTTGCTCGATGCGCTGCACACCTGGCGCGCGCGCCATGCGCAGCGGCGTTGCGTGCTGGTGCGTGGCAATCACGATGACCGGGCAGGTGACCCGCCAGCGTCGCTGGACATCGACATCGTGGACGAACCGCTGATCGATGGACCGTTCGCGCTCTGCCACATTCCGCAGCGGCGGCCGGGACACTATGTACTGGCCGGTCACGTACACCCGGCATTCGTATTAAGAGGCCGTGGCCGTGATCGGCTGCGCCTGCCCTGCTTCAACTTCGACCCGGAGGTGGGAACGCTGCCCGCATTCGGCGAATTCACGGGGCACCATGAAGTGACCAGCACCCCTGGTCGGCGCATTGTGGTGGTTGCTCCGTCGGCGGTGTTTGAAGTACCGGGCCAGACGGGATGGTGA
- a CDS encoding ligase-associated DNA damage response DEXH box helicase, which yields MPTPRNSAPQRKKKFVAVTKNDTAPPVTVRIDNWFASQGWRSFPFQRQAWLELKRGRSGLVHATTGAGKTYALWLGALAAFADGVAERPKAQALTVIWLTPMRALGADTLRSLKVALEALDVPWTAGARTGDTPASERAAQGRRLPTVLVTTPESLSLLLAQANAAEAFSSLKLVVADEWHELLGTKRGVQVQLALARLRRSSPGLAVWGLSATLGNLPEAMDALLGPAHAAAGVLVQGKTPKRMLIDTLLPPRIERFPWAGHLGLAMLPAVIAELEQNRSTLVFINTRSQAERWYQALLAARPDWAGDIALHHGSLARETRDWVEFGLKNGLLRAVVSTSSLDLGVDFLPVDRVLQIGSPKGVARLLQRAGRSGHAPGRPSRVTLVPTHSLELVEAAAVRAAAQAGRIESRHPPEKPLDVLVQHLVTIALGTGFVPDELLNEVREAHSYRHLTDAEWQWALDFVTRGGASLAAYPDYRRVAVDEHGIWRVPDARLARRHRMSIGTIVSDAAMRVKFWGKGGRGGDLGSIDEGFIARLNPGDAFLFAGRLLELVRTHEMTAYVKPGTGGKGVTPRWNGSKMPLSSELARALVEQLDEAAAGRFTSPEMRAVAPLLAIQAEWSALPVSNCLLAETWRSREGTHLFLYPFAGRHVHLGVASLLAWRAGKLQPASFSMAVNDYGLELLSAEAIDWASLFDADLFATDTLMHDVVASLNASELAQRRFREIARVSGLIFQGFPGAPKSNRQLQASSGLFFDVFRKYDPDNLLLAQADAEVLRQELDLGRLEETLTRLQALPLQLMTLKRPSPFSFPLLVERFRERLSTEKLADRIARMVQDLERAAGGDAVPSNEAVQEQTAFGVETPQRRAKRPKKVSRPLPLLSQVKPRE from the coding sequence ATGCCAACGCCCCGAAATAGTGCACCGCAGCGCAAAAAAAAGTTCGTGGCGGTTACAAAAAACGACACCGCCCCCCCTGTTACGGTACGTATTGATAATTGGTTCGCTTCCCAGGGGTGGCGTTCGTTTCCATTCCAACGCCAAGCCTGGCTTGAGTTGAAGCGGGGTCGCAGCGGTTTGGTGCACGCCACAACCGGTGCCGGCAAGACCTACGCACTATGGCTGGGCGCATTGGCTGCATTTGCAGACGGTGTTGCAGAAAGGCCCAAAGCTCAGGCGCTTACCGTCATCTGGCTGACACCGATGCGTGCATTGGGTGCCGATACCTTGCGATCGCTCAAGGTCGCACTGGAAGCATTGGACGTGCCTTGGACTGCGGGCGCTCGTACCGGCGACACCCCTGCCAGCGAACGTGCGGCCCAGGGTCGGCGGCTGCCTACTGTATTGGTCACCACGCCGGAAAGCCTGAGCCTGCTGCTGGCCCAGGCCAACGCCGCCGAGGCTTTTTCCAGCCTGAAACTGGTGGTGGCCGATGAATGGCATGAGCTGCTGGGCACCAAGCGCGGGGTGCAGGTGCAACTAGCACTGGCGCGCCTGCGGCGAAGTTCGCCCGGGCTGGCAGTCTGGGGCCTGTCTGCAACCCTGGGTAATCTGCCCGAAGCGATGGACGCCTTGCTGGGGCCTGCGCATGCCGCTGCCGGTGTGCTGGTTCAGGGCAAGACACCCAAGCGCATGCTGATCGATACCCTGCTGCCCCCACGGATCGAGCGCTTTCCGTGGGCGGGTCACCTGGGGCTGGCCATGCTGCCCGCAGTGATTGCGGAACTGGAACAGAATCGGTCCACACTGGTGTTCATCAACACCCGATCGCAAGCGGAGCGATGGTATCAGGCCTTGCTGGCTGCCCGGCCTGATTGGGCCGGAGATATTGCGTTGCATCATGGCTCGCTGGCCCGTGAAACGCGCGATTGGGTGGAATTTGGCCTGAAGAACGGATTGCTTCGGGCAGTGGTATCCACCTCAAGTCTGGACTTGGGCGTGGATTTTTTACCGGTCGATCGGGTGTTACAGATAGGCTCGCCCAAAGGCGTGGCGCGATTGCTGCAACGTGCAGGGCGATCCGGCCACGCGCCTGGACGCCCTTCTCGCGTGACGCTGGTTCCCACGCACAGCCTGGAACTGGTTGAAGCGGCGGCGGTTCGGGCGGCGGCGCAGGCAGGCAGGATCGAATCGCGCCATCCACCGGAAAAGCCGCTTGATGTGCTGGTACAGCACTTGGTCACGATCGCGTTGGGTACCGGCTTTGTGCCCGACGAGCTGCTGAATGAAGTGCGGGAGGCCCACTCCTATCGCCACCTGACTGATGCCGAATGGCAGTGGGCACTGGATTTCGTCACGCGCGGCGGTGCGTCGCTGGCCGCCTACCCCGACTATCGACGCGTGGCGGTGGACGAACATGGTATCTGGCGCGTGCCGGATGCCCGGCTGGCGCGCCGCCATCGCATGAGCATCGGCACGATTGTCAGCGACGCCGCGATGCGGGTGAAGTTCTGGGGCAAAGGTGGCCGTGGTGGTGACCTGGGCAGCATTGACGAAGGATTCATTGCTCGCTTGAACCCCGGCGACGCGTTCTTGTTCGCTGGCCGCCTGCTGGAACTGGTGCGCACCCACGAAATGACGGCTTACGTGAAGCCAGGCACGGGTGGCAAGGGCGTCACACCCCGCTGGAATGGCAGCAAGATGCCGCTGTCTTCAGAATTGGCACGTGCACTGGTCGAACAGTTGGACGAAGCCGCAGCCGGTCGTTTCACCAGCCCCGAGATGCGCGCCGTCGCCCCTTTACTGGCGATCCAGGCCGAGTGGTCGGCGCTGCCCGTCAGCAACTGCTTGCTGGCTGAAACCTGGCGCTCGCGCGAGGGCACGCACCTGTTCCTGTATCCATTTGCCGGACGCCATGTTCACCTTGGGGTAGCCAGCCTGCTGGCGTGGCGGGCTGGCAAGCTGCAACCCGCCAGCTTTTCGATGGCGGTGAACGATTACGGCCTGGAATTGCTGAGCGCAGAAGCCATCGATTGGGCCAGCCTGTTCGATGCAGACCTGTTCGCCACTGACACCTTGATGCACGACGTGGTGGCCAGTCTGAATGCCAGCGAGCTTGCGCAGCGACGTTTCCGCGAGATCGCACGCGTCTCCGGGCTGATCTTCCAAGGCTTTCCGGGTGCGCCGAAAAGCAACCGTCAGTTGCAAGCCTCATCGGGCCTGTTCTTTGATGTGTTCCGCAAATACGACCCGGACAACCTGCTGCTGGCGCAGGCAGACGCCGAAGTGCTGAGACAGGAACTGGACTTGGGGCGGCTCGAAGAGACCTTGACCCGGCTTCAAGCCCTGCCCTTGCAGTTGATGACATTGAAACGACCGTCGCCGTTTTCCTTTCCTTTATTGGTGGAACGTTTTCGGGAACGACTCAGCACCGAGAAACTGGCCGATCGGATTGCACGGATGGTGCAGGACCTGGAACGTGCAGCAGGTGGCGACGCCGTGCCGTCCAATGAAGCGGTGCAGGAGCAGACTGCGTTTGGGGTCGAGACGCCTCAGCGACGTGCAAAACGGCCCAAGAAGGTGTCGCGCCCGCTTCCCTTGCTATCGCAGGTGAAACCGCGTGAGTGA
- a CDS encoding phosphatase PAP2 family protein, which produces MSGWAIWVAEHLLATLVMLVIGVCAAALGLWTFIRQAPTPEGRQRRRKRVFIAVLGAQAVMVVLLALNVGQDGALTRMDKMLAGALAAQADPAILQAMALVTRLGDRDGLLVLGGIVLAVLLLRKRRWLAAEWTLATGGSGLMILFLKQQFARVRPEHIHGFETAHGWSFPSGHAAGSTAVYGMLCYLAMRKAPPQWRPVILIASVMLIITIGLSRVVLQVHFLSDVLAGFACASLWLAACVAASAALRGRIAPR; this is translated from the coding sequence ATGAGTGGATGGGCAATCTGGGTCGCCGAGCATCTGCTGGCAACCCTGGTGATGCTGGTCATTGGCGTGTGTGCGGCGGCGCTTGGTCTGTGGACTTTCATCCGGCAGGCTCCTACGCCAGAAGGCAGACAACGTCGACGCAAACGCGTGTTCATTGCGGTGCTGGGTGCACAGGCAGTGATGGTGGTGTTGCTGGCGCTGAATGTGGGGCAGGACGGCGCGCTTACGCGCATGGACAAGATGCTGGCAGGTGCATTGGCCGCGCAGGCCGATCCAGCCATTTTGCAGGCCATGGCACTGGTGACCCGGCTGGGTGATCGGGATGGCTTGCTGGTGCTGGGTGGCATCGTGCTGGCGGTGCTGCTGTTGCGCAAGCGCCGTTGGCTGGCGGCCGAATGGACGCTGGCAACGGGCGGGTCCGGCCTGATGATTCTGTTCCTGAAGCAGCAGTTCGCCCGTGTCCGGCCCGAACACATTCATGGTTTCGAGACCGCGCACGGCTGGAGTTTTCCCAGTGGGCACGCGGCCGGGTCCACGGCTGTCTACGGCATGCTGTGCTACCTGGCGATGCGCAAGGCACCGCCGCAGTGGCGTCCTGTAATCCTGATTGCCAGCGTCATGCTGATCATCACCATCGGCTTGAGCCGTGTGGTGTTGCAGGTGCATTTCCTGAGCGATGTGCTGGCGGGATTCGCCTGCGCGTCCTTGTGGTTGGCGGCATGCGTTGCGGCAAGTGCGGCGCTTCGCGGCAGGATCGCCCCACGGTAA
- a CDS encoding porin: MNKTLLACALAAGLVGTAHAQSNVTLYGLVDLGYGYSKTDGSNTLNSIDSSTSAGSRWGLRGSESLGKDLKLNFQLESGFDADTGNRAQGGRMFGRAAWASLSGSFGEVRLGRQDSLGFNWSGAISPFGTSFKQAQLDTIFGYKNVGDRLDNAIFYYSPDFGGFQAGVGYSFHPDGQETDINDTPVISLGARYKSGPLLVVLTYDQKNVADSVTVGNRDDIKNLALGATYDFGVAKVHAGYGRLQNRGFIASASKENAYLLGLTVPVGNGSVFGTYQRVDNRNLNEFRIDEARSGFAIGYLHDLSKRTKLYAYASQYSDVAVRATAATRLADTRQFSVGVRHSF, from the coding sequence GTGAACAAAACGCTCCTGGCCTGCGCACTTGCCGCAGGTCTCGTCGGTACCGCCCACGCTCAATCGAATGTCACCCTGTACGGTCTGGTTGACCTGGGCTACGGCTATTCAAAGACCGACGGCAGCAACACGCTGAACTCGATCGACTCCAGCACCTCGGCAGGTTCGCGCTGGGGCCTGCGCGGTTCCGAATCGCTGGGCAAGGACCTGAAGCTGAACTTCCAACTGGAAAGCGGTTTCGACGCCGACACAGGCAACCGCGCACAAGGCGGCCGCATGTTCGGTCGCGCCGCCTGGGCCAGCCTGTCGGGTTCCTTCGGTGAAGTGCGCCTGGGTCGCCAGGACTCGCTGGGCTTCAACTGGTCGGGTGCGATCTCGCCCTTCGGCACCAGCTTCAAGCAGGCACAGCTCGACACCATCTTCGGCTACAAGAACGTCGGCGACCGTCTCGACAACGCGATCTTCTATTACAGCCCGGACTTCGGCGGCTTCCAGGCAGGCGTGGGCTACAGCTTCCACCCGGACGGCCAGGAAACCGACATCAACGACACGCCGGTGATCTCGCTGGGCGCGCGCTACAAGTCGGGCCCGCTGCTGGTCGTGCTGACCTATGACCAGAAGAATGTGGCCGACTCGGTCACCGTGGGCAACCGCGACGACATCAAGAATCTGGCCCTGGGCGCAACCTACGACTTCGGCGTCGCCAAGGTGCACGCCGGCTACGGTCGTCTGCAGAACCGCGGCTTCATCGCCAGCGCATCGAAAGAAAACGCCTACCTGCTGGGCCTGACCGTGCCGGTTGGCAACGGCTCGGTGTTCGGTACCTATCAGCGCGTGGACAACCGCAACCTGAACGAATTCCGCATTGACGAAGCGCGCTCGGGCTTCGCCATCGGCTACCTGCACGACCTGTCCAAGCGTACCAAGCTGTACGCCTACGCCAGCCAGTACAGCGACGTCGCGGTGCGTGCCACTGCGGCAACCCGCCTGGCCGACACGCGTCAGTTCAGCGTCGGTGTGCGCCATAGCTTCTGA
- a CDS encoding metallophosphoesterase family protein — protein MTAILHISDPHFGTERPSVLDALNTFITDCRPELVILSGDVTQRARRSQFESARRFITQLPAPALVIPGNHDIPLYNLPMRWLSPYANYRRALGPDLEPIYESDRILAIGLNTTRPARHKDGEVSAEQIERVAKRLATARPGQLRLVALHHPVRAKVESDLSNLLHGREAAMAAWVDAGADLLLAGHIHLPYVMPLARRDSRVAWAVQAGTALSSRVRGEVSNSVNLIRHDPADLTQPCLVERWDYDAAQSAFSMIQRHELLLDRRAAS, from the coding sequence ATGACGGCAATCCTGCATATTTCCGACCCGCATTTCGGCACCGAGCGCCCGAGCGTGCTCGATGCGTTGAATACCTTCATCACTGACTGTCGCCCCGAGCTGGTGATTCTGAGCGGTGATGTCACGCAGCGTGCGCGTCGCAGCCAGTTCGAGTCGGCCCGGCGGTTCATTACCCAGTTGCCGGCTCCGGCCTTGGTGATTCCGGGCAACCACGACATCCCGCTGTACAACCTGCCGATGCGTTGGCTGAGCCCCTACGCAAACTACCGTCGGGCACTGGGGCCGGACCTTGAGCCGATCTATGAATCCGACCGCATTCTGGCCATCGGTCTGAACACGACCCGCCCCGCCCGTCACAAGGACGGCGAAGTGTCTGCTGAACAGATCGAGCGCGTGGCAAAGCGGTTGGCGACCGCACGACCAGGGCAACTGCGCCTGGTTGCCTTGCATCATCCGGTGCGGGCCAAGGTGGAAAGCGATCTGTCCAACCTGCTGCATGGCCGCGAAGCCGCCATGGCTGCCTGGGTCGATGCTGGGGCCGATTTGCTGTTGGCCGGGCATATTCATCTGCCCTATGTCATGCCCTTGGCACGCCGGGATTCCCGTGTTGCCTGGGCCGTGCAGGCCGGCACGGCGCTGTCCAGCCGGGTTCGTGGGGAGGTGTCGAACTCAGTCAATCTGATTCGTCATGATCCTGCAGACCTGACGCAGCCCTGTCTGGTCGAACGTTGGGACTACGACGCCGCGCAAAGCGCGTTTTCCATGATTCAGCGCCACGAACTGTTATTGGATCGGCGCGCAGCGAGTTGA
- a CDS encoding ABC transporter substrate-binding protein — protein sequence MIKPKTYRITAIAALCLTLGIGFSGQAQALTVYTAGPGPLSQALADDFKKETGIDVQVFQADTGKVMARLEAEASNPRADVLISASWESALDLEQRGWLLPYVSPNAATVPAEYKGPSYVAQGLSALAIAWNTKSGTPRPTDWKDLTQPAFAKLVNMPDPSQSGTALELLSGLQAAYGADAWKLFESLQKNGMAIAGPNAQAMNPVLQGAKAAVFGAVDYVALGAQAKGETIEVIFPSSGTVVAARPMMILKSSKAEADAKRFVDFVLSEKGQAHVAATYLIPARTDIASRRTALKDIKVLPSGSVEEIKGRAALLQRFTPLFGRH from the coding sequence ATGATCAAACCCAAGACCTATCGCATTACCGCGATTGCTGCCCTGTGCCTGACGCTGGGCATCGGATTCTCTGGTCAGGCGCAAGCCCTGACTGTCTACACCGCTGGCCCGGGCCCGCTTTCGCAAGCCTTGGCCGATGACTTCAAGAAAGAAACCGGCATCGACGTGCAAGTGTTCCAGGCTGACACCGGCAAGGTCATGGCCCGTCTGGAAGCCGAGGCATCCAATCCGCGTGCCGACGTGCTGATCTCGGCATCGTGGGAAAGCGCGTTGGATCTCGAACAGCGTGGCTGGCTGCTGCCCTACGTCAGCCCCAATGCTGCAACCGTGCCTGCTGAGTACAAGGGGCCGAGCTATGTTGCGCAAGGTCTGTCGGCGCTGGCCATTGCCTGGAACACCAAGAGCGGCACGCCGCGTCCCACCGACTGGAAGGACCTGACTCAACCGGCTTTTGCCAAGCTGGTGAACATGCCTGACCCGTCCCAATCCGGCACTGCGCTGGAACTGCTGTCGGGCCTGCAAGCGGCTTACGGTGCAGACGCGTGGAAGCTGTTCGAATCCTTGCAGAAAAACGGCATGGCCATCGCCGGCCCGAACGCGCAAGCCATGAACCCGGTGCTGCAAGGTGCCAAGGCGGCGGTGTTTGGTGCGGTCGATTACGTGGCGCTTGGCGCGCAGGCCAAGGGCGAAACCATCGAGGTGATTTTCCCGTCGTCGGGCACCGTGGTCGCCGCGCGTCCGATGATGATTCTGAAGTCGAGCAAGGCCGAAGCCGATGCCAAGCGCTTTGTGGATTTCGTGCTGTCAGAGAAAGGCCAGGCTCACGTCGCCGCCACCTATCTGATCCCGGCACGCACCGATATCGCATCGCGTCGCACCGCCCTGAAGGACATCAAGGTGCTGCCGTCTGGTTCGGTTGAAGAAATCAAGGGTCGTGCCGCCTTGCTGCAGCGCTTCACCCCCTTGTTCGGTCGTCACTAA